A single window of bacterium DNA harbors:
- a CDS encoding prolipoprotein diacylglyceryl transferase: protein MTPVLQNMLVIAATGALSFALLFWSHRRLAQERWQIAAAIPLEKTPEGDWKGLNLTWYGFFTATSTAASTALFLLMAGSLGIEAGTIAGFSLALLAVCLPAAKIIARLVEGKRHTFTVGGAAFAGLTALLPLHWLFAHMGWFRPEITIFPILSAVAASYALGEGIGRLACISFGCCYGKSLEDAPAPLRRLFGNSGVTFHGSLKKAAYEGGLEGRPVIPVQGVTAFLYVSCALVGLLLFSFGFYAVSFIFCLLVTQGWRVLSERLREDYRGEGALSAYQKLSLIMIVFSIAGTFFGNASTVGAEPELFAGVRVLWSPLMILFIQTLWMIVFIYMGRSSITGSSIRFYLHDDRV from the coding sequence ATGACCCCTGTTCTTCAGAATATGCTCGTGATAGCCGCAACCGGTGCGTTAAGTTTCGCTTTGCTTTTTTGGTCGCACCGGCGGCTGGCGCAGGAGCGCTGGCAGATTGCCGCCGCGATTCCGCTGGAGAAGACCCCCGAAGGCGACTGGAAAGGCCTGAACCTCACATGGTACGGTTTTTTCACCGCAACTTCGACGGCCGCCTCCACCGCCCTTTTTTTGCTAATGGCGGGAAGTCTGGGGATCGAAGCGGGGACAATCGCCGGCTTCAGTCTAGCGCTGCTGGCCGTTTGCCTGCCGGCGGCAAAGATTATCGCGAGGCTGGTGGAGGGCAAGCGCCACACCTTCACGGTGGGCGGCGCGGCTTTCGCCGGGCTTACTGCACTTCTTCCCCTGCACTGGCTTTTTGCGCATATGGGGTGGTTCCGCCCCGAAATCACAATCTTTCCGATACTTTCCGCCGTCGCCGCGTCGTACGCCCTCGGCGAGGGGATAGGAAGGCTCGCCTGCATCAGCTTCGGCTGCTGCTACGGGAAATCCCTCGAAGACGCGCCGGCGCCGCTACGCCGCCTGTTCGGAAATAGCGGCGTAACTTTCCACGGCAGCCTGAAAAAGGCCGCTTACGAAGGCGGGCTTGAGGGCAGGCCGGTAATCCCCGTTCAGGGAGTCACCGCCTTCCTCTACGTGTCCTGCGCGCTCGTTGGCCTTTTGCTTTTTTCGTTCGGATTCTACGCCGTTTCCTTTATTTTTTGCCTTCTGGTAACGCAGGGCTGGCGCGTGCTGTCGGAAAGGCTAAGGGAAGACTACAGGGGAGAGGGGGCGCTCAGCGCCTATCAAAAACTTTCCTTAATCATGATAGTTTTCTCTATCGCGGGGACTTTTTTCGGAAACGCCTCAACCGTCGGCGCCGAGCCCGAGCTGTTCGCCGGAGTCCGGGTTCTGTGGAGCCCTCTGATGATACTTTTTATTCAGACGCTCTGGATGATTGTTTTTATATACATGGGAAGAAGCTCCATCACGGGCTCCTCGATCCGCTTTTACCTCCATGACGACCGGGTTTGA
- a CDS encoding cytochrome C, translating into MKRKILAASLVAAAFSLNAAAAEHPGKESIEKTGYLGPKTCEECHPGTAKTFLDTVHWKHASKVTNVENTDPGVEYGMKNRIYSMCNGNDVVNSLKETPANSAGKSKYTGCDTCHPGDGVNGVGSAGQAAEDSIDCLVCHSAKYDYSKRKPSKGPDGEVTMGQDRSREAALAIGRPTVKNCTVCHETAGGGYLFKRGFSFTKGTDVHAENGMGCVDCHKVKNHKFPTGFDPNNWANDGVRLSCADCHNAEPHKDADYNRHTALIACQTCHIPRTGGAFAKDFTVWAKNENNFYEPTTLVKEANETAPVYAWYNKTVANTPSFIGPKGSRGDKESKIYPFKFFEGKVFFDKLTGQLLAMDFAQPMANGDTLAGVASAAKTLGIKNYEPVAGWQTLYFGSDHLVTKEKALTCQNCHAPNGVLNFRELGYSGEETAKLTKASLYFDKLVEKSKEDW; encoded by the coding sequence GTGAAACGCAAAATTTTAGCCGCGAGCCTTGTCGCCGCCGCATTTTCCCTTAACGCGGCGGCCGCAGAGCATCCCGGCAAGGAATCCATCGAGAAGACCGGCTACCTCGGCCCCAAAACCTGCGAGGAGTGCCATCCCGGAACGGCCAAGACTTTTCTGGATACCGTCCACTGGAAACACGCCTCGAAGGTGACGAACGTCGAGAACACCGATCCGGGCGTCGAATACGGGATGAAAAACCGCATCTATTCGATGTGCAACGGCAACGACGTGGTAAACAGCCTTAAAGAGACGCCGGCCAATTCGGCGGGAAAGAGCAAATACACCGGCTGCGACACCTGTCACCCCGGCGACGGCGTAAACGGCGTGGGAAGCGCGGGGCAGGCGGCGGAGGATTCCATCGACTGCCTGGTCTGCCATTCCGCCAAATACGATTACTCAAAGAGAAAGCCATCGAAAGGCCCGGACGGCGAAGTGACGATGGGTCAGGACAGAAGCAGGGAAGCGGCGCTGGCCATCGGCAGGCCGACGGTGAAAAACTGCACCGTCTGCCACGAGACAGCCGGCGGCGGCTACCTCTTCAAGCGCGGTTTTTCCTTCACCAAAGGAACCGACGTGCATGCCGAAAACGGAATGGGCTGCGTGGATTGCCACAAGGTAAAGAACCACAAATTTCCCACCGGCTTTGACCCCAACAACTGGGCCAACGACGGAGTGCGGCTTTCCTGCGCCGATTGCCACAACGCCGAGCCGCATAAGGACGCCGACTACAACCGCCACACCGCCCTCATAGCCTGCCAGACCTGCCACATACCGCGCACCGGCGGGGCTTTCGCCAAGGATTTCACCGTCTGGGCGAAAAACGAAAACAACTTCTACGAGCCTACAACCCTCGTCAAAGAGGCGAACGAGACGGCTCCCGTCTACGCCTGGTACAACAAAACCGTCGCCAATACCCCGTCCTTCATCGGGCCGAAGGGAAGCAGGGGCGACAAGGAATCCAAAATCTATCCCTTCAAATTCTTCGAGGGCAAGGTTTTCTTCGACAAGCTCACCGGCCAGCTCCTGGCCATGGATTTCGCCCAGCCGATGGCTAACGGAGACACCCTCGCGGGCGTCGCCTCGGCAGCAAAAACCCTCGGCATCAAAAATTACGAGCCGGTGGCCGGCTGGCAGACCCTCTACTTCGGAAGCGACCATCTGGTCACGAAAGAAAAGGCCCTGACCTGCCAGAACTGCCACGCGCCCAACGGCGTTTTGAACTTCAGGGAGCTGGGTTACTCCGGCGAGGAAACCGCAAAACTCACCAAAGCCTCGCTTTACTTCGACAAGCTCGTCGAAAAATCCAAAGAAGACTGGTAA